Within the Tursiops truncatus isolate mTurTru1 chromosome 19, mTurTru1.mat.Y, whole genome shotgun sequence genome, the region CACCTTGACACGCATCCTGCTTTCGGGGAGACCTGAGCTTAAGCATCGCTGGTTTTTACACCCCGGTTAAAACGTAGTCAGACTGGCCTCCAGACACAAGCAGAGTTTAAACAGGTGTCCCTGGTGCACACATTAACTGGGCCCTAAAGTGAGTTCACCTGGATCCCAAAGTCTCCTCCAGGTGTGTGATTTAACTGGTTTTCTCAGACGTTATGGGCTCTGGCTGTGGTAACCTACACGCCCAGGGCTACAACAGTCTTTCTCCGTCTCGGACGCTCCGACCGTGTTCTTACACCAGGATGCTCTCTGCTCTTCTTCCTGATCTCTCACGGTTGCCTGAATCCCAGAGTCTCCTGCCCAGGGGGAGAGTGTGCTTGCtcaggtttttattttgctttttaagccCCTACAAAATACAGTTTTTCCTGCCTGTTGTTATTCTGGGGCAGAAGACACCTGTGTGCTTtataggaaatttggaaaatactgattagtaatgaaatgaaaagtaacaaccattttttttctgctgcCTGGAGGCACCTATTAGGAGGGTTTTCACCGGTTTCCTGCTGTCAGGCTGTTTCAAAGCCTTCCCTTGTTTGCTTTGAGATgttttgggtttaaaaaaaagataactggaGAGTGCCTTGTGAGTAAATTGTGTAGCTTTCCTTGGCTTTATTGCTGGGACTTCTGGTGTTTTGCAGATGCTCTCAAGACGTTGTGTTTGAGAGACCCTTCCAGGTGTTGTCAGGCTCCCTGTTGTAAATGTGTCCCCACCTCCCTGGAGAGTTCTGGTTCCTTCCCGCCTCCCCGTGGTCAGCCTGATGTGGCTGCAGCCTGGGCTGCGCTAGGGGAGGCGGGCAACTGGCTGGGGAGGTTGGCGGGAGCCAGAGAGGAGAGTCtggattttctctctccttttttgatttttttaaaaaattaattaaattacttatttatttttacggCTGCACCGGATCTTAGTCACAGCACGCGGGGTattttgttgcggcacgcgggcttctctagttgtgcacgggctccagagcgcatgggctctgtagtttgaggcacACGTGcgcagcagttgtggcacgcaggtttagttgccccgcagcatgtgggatcttagttcgccgaccagggatcgaacccgcgtcccctgcattggaaggcagattctttaccacgggaccaccaggggagtccctggatTTTCTCTTGAGGGCCTGGGGGAGCTTTGGAAGGGTTTTGAGCTTGGATGGGATGGGGCAAACCAGTGtgccagacagacagacacagcccAGGCTGGCTTGTGTGTCGTGGGGGGAGCTTCAGGGAGGCTCTGGACCCCCAGAGAGCTGCTTCTGAGTTATCTCAATAGAGGAATCAAAAATTGATCAGCACTGGGAGGATGAGTGGGGAGCATCTCCTGAGGAACGTGGGGGGGGGGATGGCCCGCTAGGATGAGAGCACAGCTGGAGCAAAGGCTGGAAGGGGAAGCAACTGGTAGCTTTCAGGGACCCTGCATGGGCCAGTGTTGAGGTGACAAGTAGCCTTGGGGCGGGGAAGCGTCCTGGGGTGGCAGCAGGAAAAGGACACGGGGGGTCAGCCACTCAGGGTCTCAACCCTGGGAGAAAGGGGTTGGAGATGGCCCTGGGGGTTTCGCAGCTGGGGATCGGGGTCTCAATGTTGGGATGTCCCTTCTGGGGTATGTGGGGGACAGCTCCCCTAGCGGgcccctcagcctcagtttccctaccccCTCTGCCACAGCAAGGTGCTCGGGTCTTCGGGGCCCTGGGTCCCATCGGGCCCTCCTCGCCCGGGCTCGCCCTCGGGGGCCTGGCCGTGGGTGAACACCGGCTCAGCAACAAGCTGCTGGCCTGGAGCGGCGTCCTCGAGTGGCAGGAGGTGAGCGTCCACGTCAGGTCCTCTTGTGAGTCtgcggggggctgggggctggccccGGGGTCCCTTCTGCCCCTGCAGGTGGGGGCAGGCCTGGGCACCCGGGCTGTGTCCAGTGACCCCTCCGCTCCCACCACAGAAGCGCAGGCCCTACTCGGACTCCACGGCGAAGCTGAAGCGGGCCCTCCCCTGCCAGGCCTACGTGAACCAGGGCGAGAACCTGTGAGTGGTGGGcagggggcgggcgggcgggtgGCAGGGCCGCTCCCCTGACCCTCTTCTTCCCGCAGGGAGACCGACCAGTGGCCGCAGAAGCTGATCATGCAGCTGATCCCGCAGCAGCTGCTGGTGAGGCCCCACCCTCTGCTGCCCGCCCTGGCCCCAGAGCACCCGCCTGGCCCTGACCCAGCTGTCCCCTGTCGCCCCCAGACCACCCTGGGCCCCCTGTTCCGCAACTCCCAGCTGGCGCAGTTCCACTTCACCAACAGAGACTGCGACTCTCTCAAGGGCCTCTGCCGCGTCATGGGCAACGGCTTTGTGAGTGGGGCGGGGGTGCTGGGGGCAGATGGGCGGGGACAGGGCGAGAAGGGCCCCTTGGAAGCACCGTGGTGACCAAGTACGGCGGGAGGCAGAGCTCTGCTGGGACAACCCCAAGGCAGGTGGCAGGGTCCGGGTGACCTCTCCTGGGGGCATCCCTGTCCCTGGAGAGCAGAGGAGCCCAGCCAGCCTCCCGGACAAGCTGGAGCCACCCCCGGGCGCGGGAGCGAAGGGAGAGGCCTGGGCCAGCCCTCCTGGGACCCAGGAGCTTGTTGGGGCCATAGCACATGGCAGGGACTTGGCATTTCGGGGTGGCCTGGAGGAAAGAGGGAGCCAGCAGTGGAGATGGTCtgctgggactcagtttcctcatctgcggTCCTGGGGCCACTGGGAGGAGTGAGTAAAGCACTTGAGGCGGTGACTTGAGGGCGTTGTGAGTGCTCAGGAGGTGCAAGCTGGAGAGATTGTTAAATTGGGGATTCAGACACAGGACATGGTAGGCGTGGTCCCTGCAAGCCTCTCAGGTCTGGGCCCAGGCTTCAgccgctgcccccaccccccagggctcCGGCTGTGGGACGGCAGGTACTGGGAAAGGGTTGGGTTGAGGTGGGAGTAGGTCGTTGGCCTGGAGGACTCAGCTCTGGGGTCCTCTCCCTTTCCTGGTCCCCTTTGGGACAGACCACTCTCCAGCTCCTGGCTGCTGCCTCCGGGGGGCGCTGTGTGCTGCCCTTCAGTGCCTGGGCGATCCCCTTTTCTTCTGGGTTGTGACTGGTGTGGGGTCTCTTGCCTGCCCGGTCACCCCTTCATTCAGCACCGTTTGCTTGGAGCCTGGGGCTCGCAGGCTGCAGGGAAGGTGGACCTCAGCACGCGCCCTCCATGGCCTGTCCGGTTATGCTCCGGGAGGGCCGACCGCACGTGGGTCCAGGAAGGCCAGGGGTGGGGTCCCTGAGCCAGCGGACCCCGGGGCTGAGAACGCGCATGCCCCACTGTCTAGACACCCCAGGTGGGGACGTCTGTGAGGCTCAGGCTCTCCCGCAGTCCCACCAAGGAGGCAGTAGCATCTTGTGTAATGAGCGTTTATGTGGCGCTTACTCTGTGCGCCGTTGTTGTGCTGTTTTAcacgtggggaaactgaggtccaggggtGACCTGccttaggtcacacagctaggaggtAGCAGAGCCAGGGTTACTCCCAGGCAGTCTGGTCCTGCGTTTGTGCTCTTAACCCCCGGGCCTGGTGGCCTCTGTCAGCGGGGCCCAGCAGCAAACTCCGCAGGACAGGGATGACCTCGGGGCACGTGGGCGGCAGGTGGAGCCCTCTCAGGACCCTCACCCGGCACATGACCCCAGAGTCACGGTGGGGGGGGGACACCAGGGTGCACGTTCACAGGCTCCCAGAACGACATGTTCTGGCTACACACCAGTCATTTAGGGTCCTGGTGTTAACCTTGAGGATTTCTGTCCCGTGATGATcgttccctccccacccccacccacaggCGGGCTGCATGCTCTTCCCCCACATCTCCCCCTGCGAGGTGCGCGTGCTCATGCTCCTGTACTCGTCCAAGAAGAAGATCTTCATGGGCCTCATCCCCTACGACCAGAGCGGCTTCGTCAATGCCATCCGGCAGGTCATCACCACCCGCAAACAGGTGTGCCCTTGGGCCCGGCCGCCACACGTGTCTGAGGCTTTGAAGGGTGAGGGGGTCGAGGGGTCTGACAGGGTGGTTCCCGGCAGGAGGGGTGCCCATGGGGAGCAGGGAGGCGGATGGGCAGGCGGGCACACTCGTGGCAGGAGGGTACACTCGTGGCAGGAGGGTGACCTCAAATCCTGGCTCACACCTTACCAGCTCTTCAGTGACCCCTTCACCCAAAAGTGTCCCAGTTTGTGTGGCAAGTTATACAGCCGCCCAGTTCTTAGAGGCAGACCCTGTGAGCCATGTCCCCCAGGCTGATGGCGGGGGCTTGGCCCAGGGCATGGGGTGTGCTGTGAGGGGCAGGGCCCGCTCTGGGGAAtcctctgggcctgtgggcaGACTAGAGGCCGGGCCgggccaggctgggccctgggggcagCAGGTAGATAAGCTTGGGACTGACGGACTGGGGGCGTGGAGGGGTCTGGGCAGCGTTCTTTGGGGAACTCCTGGGGCACCAGCCCACCTGTCTCCTCCCCAGGCAGTGGGACCTGGTGGCGTCGCGGGCCCTGTCCAGATGGTCAACAACAAGTTCCTGGCATGGAGTGGAGTCATGGAGTGGCAGGAGGTGA harbors:
- the PTOV1 gene encoding prostate tumor-overexpressed gene 1 protein isoform X2; this translates as MVRPRRAPHRSGAGGPLGGRGRPLRHLTVRAARSRSWPASPRGPQPPRIRARSAPPMQGARVFGALGPIGPSSPGLALGGLAVGEHRLSNKLLAWSGVLEWQEKRRPYSDSTAKLKRALPCQAYVNQGENLETDQWPQKLIMQLIPQQLLTTLGPLFRNSQLAQFHFTNRDCDSLKGLCRVMGNGFAGCMLFPHISPCEVRVLMLLYSSKKKIFMGLIPYDQSGFVNAIRQVITTRKQAVGPGGVAGPVQMVNNKFLAWSGVMEWQEPRPEPNSRSKRWLPSHIYVNQGEILRTEQWPRKLYMQLIPQQLLTTLVPLFRNSRLVQFHFTKDLETLKSLCRIMDNGFAGCVHFSYKASCEIRVLMLLYSSEKKIFIGLIPHDQSNFVNGIRRVIANQQQVLQRNLEQEQQQRGMGG